One part of the Prunus persica cultivar Lovell chromosome G5, Prunus_persica_NCBIv2, whole genome shotgun sequence genome encodes these proteins:
- the LOC18776833 gene encoding Fanconi anemia group J protein homolog isoform X1, translating into MVSATPAKNPNRTPKGSKNGYQIGGLQVEFPYHPYGAQLAFMSRVISTLDRAHRDGHCHALLESPTGTGKSLSLLCSTLAWQQNYKSKHKYANLSHSKPDPKAMTDPTAHGGGFVPEEEPASVQLSEKPKPSQFVANNKDQKKQTTPTIYYASRTHSQISQVIREYRKTSYRVPMAVLASRRHYCTNAQVHGKENIDEECKHLLKNREVGCLEFKNVQKVKGHASLKKGGCHEAHDIEDLVKVGKVVKGCPYYAARSLSDDAELVFCPYNYIINPVIRGAMEVDIKGSIVVLDEAHNIEDVARDAGSVDIEEDILHKLQMELEQLCPVDVLVYQPLYEMIQGLISWIERKKNKLEKREFQHFVSCWTGDKALRELQEANVSQQYFPILLECATKAFKAATDTESDTPHLSGMAVVTLEGLVSSLTYFFSRKGCHMVDYQLALQRYVKREAGSSGDWTHTLSLWCLNPAVVFKDIADLSLSVILTSGTLSPMNSFSSELGLQFGTTLEAPHVIDVESQVWPAVISTGPGTLSLNASYKTADEYAFQDALGKSLEEIFKIVPGGCLVFFPSYKLMGKLCKRWRGTGQWSQLNEKKNLFVEPRGGDQEEFDSVLRGYYDSVRQGNKPDFRRKKSANKTSIKNHFAGVQCAGKNNTDGAAFLAVCRGKVSEGIDFTDDNARAVIIVGIPFPNINDIQVALKKKYNDTHKSSKSLLSGNEWYCHQAFRAVNQAAGRCIRHRFDYGAVILLDERYREERNTAYVSKWLKKSIRRYENFDKSMEELKSFFSDVKERVSNNMVNVSQNFENKDENIHSMGQSEGFTKMKEKKLKKFDTCEQPENSEMKHDALLKSQDALEVQKFVRINEDADLSKEIIDLECHLQKDSRYPKPSLFTAFSDADPDISIVQETPNMDGIISTYSPGYLNKDENSGSTSSTIEASSDFTDHLSFQSASLTNSSKASPKAQCGFAATPEKNVNLSIQSSMLEIDSSLSLSVNSHTQKRRKSVYSPLANFVYGQCDASDSRSPDSTSSVRSMATIDTNRQIEFSVETNCSGHKSNVPHVLTTSNLVASSMSVGCVMDKRLQISCLLCKTPLGLPENHLYLSCSITLSSKFHLESLHKEVLKSHTGNTSIGMPVIITDISSVDQRLCNRTSEGAPRQGIWCEEDGCVFSTIFCPFCISHSNCLGVQVMAANASNVHLLNKMLFYLDQLHIQNLEASSDKASEEKDILPVVDPSLDKASILNSFDKFSYSPIEQNTGGWRTTKSKLKLPKRRLLPEAEG; encoded by the exons ATGGTGTCTGCGACTCCGGCAAAAAACCCTAACCGTACCCCTAAAGGCTCCAAAAATGGGTACCAAATCGGAGGTCTCCAGGTGGAGTTCCCGTACCATCCGTACGGGGCCCAGCTGGCATTCATGAGCAGGGTCATCTCCACTCTAGATCGAGCTCACAGAGACGGCCATTGCCACGCATTGCTCGAGTCTCCGACAGGGACAGGCAAATCGCTTTCTCTTCTGTGCTCTACTCTCGCTTGGCAACAGAACTATAAGTCTAAGCATAAGTACGCAAATCTCTCGCATTCCAAACCCGACCCGAAGGCCATGACCGATCCGACGGCTCACGGCGGTGGCTTTGTTCCCGAAGAGGAACCTGCAA gtgTTCAACTATCAGAAAAGCCCAAGCCATCCCAATTTGTGGCAAATAATAAGGATCAAAAGAAGCAGACAACGCCTACCATATACTATGCATC GAGGACGCATTCACAAATTTCTCAAGTCATACGTGAATATCGGAAAACTTCCTACCGGGTGCCTATGGCAGTGTTG GCTTCAAGGAGGCATTACTGCACAAATGCACAAGTGCATGGGAAAGAGAATATTGACGAAGAATG TAAGCATCTTTTGAAGAATCGAGAGGTCGGATGCCTGGAATTTAA AAATGTACAAAAAGTCAAAGGCCATGCATCCCTTAAGAAAGGAGGCTGCCATGAGGCCCACGATATTGAAGATCTTGTAAAAGTTGGAAAAGTTGTGAAAG GCTGTCCATATTATGCAGCTCGTTCTTTGTCAGACGATGCAGAATTGGTTTTTTGCCCATATAACTACATCATTAATCCAGTCATTCGGGGAGCAATGGAAGTAGATATTAAGGGATCCATTGTTGTTCTCGACGAAGCCCA CAATATAGAGGATGTTGCTCGTGATGCTGGGAGTGTCGATATTGAAGAAGACATTTTGCACA AATTGCAGATGGAACTGGAGCAGCTTTGCCCAGTGGATGTTTTGGTATACCAACCTTTATACGAAATGATACAG GGCCTCATAAGTTGGATTGAgcgaaagaaaaataagttggAAAAACGTGAATTTCAGCACTTTGTCTCTTG TTGGACTGGTGATAAGGCTTTGAGAGAGCTCCAAGAAGCTAATGTATCACAGCAGTACTTCCCAATCTTACTTGAATGTGCCACAAAG GCATTCAAAGCTGCAACAGATACAGAGTCAGATACACCACATTTAAGTGGCATGGCTGTTGTGACATTGGAAG GATTGGTCTCTTCACTCACTTactttttttcaagaaaaggGTGTCATATGGTTGATTATCAGCTTGCTTTACAACGATATGTTAAAAGAGAGGCTG GATCTTCTGGGGACTGGACACATACCTTAAGTTTGTGGTGCTTGAACCCTGCTGTTGTGTTTAAAGATATTGCTGATCTTTCGTTGTCCGTCATTTTAACATCAGG GACTCTGTCACCAATGAATTCCTTCTCATCTGAGCTTGGACTTCAGTTTGGAACAACGCTGGAAGCTCCACATGTAATTGATGTTGAATCACAA GTTTGGCCTGCTGTTATTTCTACTGGCCCGGGTACCTTATCATTGAATGCAAGTTATAAGACAGCAGATGAATATGCCTTCCAG GATGCACTTGGAAAATCCTTGGAGGAAATTTTTAAGATTGTTCCAGGCGGCTGTCTTGTGTTCTTCCCAAGTTATAAGCTGATGGGAAAACTATGCAAGCGTTGGCGTGGAACAGGACAATGGTCTCagttaaatgaaaaaaagaacctTTTTGTTG AGCCAAGAGGAGGAGACCAGGAGGAATTCGATTCTGTTTTGAGGGGTTATTACGATTCAGTTCGTCAGGGTAATAAACCAGATTTTCGGAGAAAGAAAAGTGCCAACAAGACATCAATCAAAAATCACTTTGCTGGAGTCCAGTGTGCAGGCAAAAATAACACTGATGGAGCTGCTTTTCTTGCTGTGTGCCGAGGAAAG GTTTCAGAAGGAATTGACTTCACAGATGACAATGCTCGAGCGGTG ATAATTGTCGGCATTCCATTTCCCAACAT AAATGATATTCAAGTTGCCttaaagaagaaatataaTGATACACATAAATCATCCAAAAGCCTTCTGAGTGGGAATGAGTGGTACTGCCACCAAGCCTTCCGGGCTGTAAATCAAGCTGCAG GACGTTGTATTCGCCATAGGTTTGACTACGGAGCTGTCATCTTATTAG ATGAACGCTATCGGGAAGAAAGAAATACAGCATATGTGTCAAAGTGGCTAAAGAAATCCATCAGACGGTATGAGAACTTTGACAAGTCAATGGAGGAATTAAAATCCTTTTTCAGTGATGTCAAG GAAAGGGTAAGCAATAACATGGTTAACGTATCACAGAATTTTGAGaataaagatgaaaatattCATTCTATGGGTCAAAGTGAAGGatttacaaaaatgaaagaaaagaaattgaagaaatttgataccTGCGAACAGCCAGAGAATTCTGAGATGAAGCATGATGCCCTGCTGAAATCTCAAGATGCTTTGGAAGTTCAGAAATTTGTGCGCATAAATGAGGATGCGGACCTTAGCAAGGAAATTATTGATCTAGAATGTCATCTTCAGAAAGATTCAAG GTACCCAAAGCCATCTTTGTTTACGGCATTCTCTGATGCAGATCCTGACATTTCCATTGTCCAGGAAACCCCTAATATGGATGGTATCATTTCCACATACAGTCCAGGGTACTTGAATAAAGATGAGAATTCTGGTTCAACTTCAAGCACAATTGAGGCCTCTTCTGACTTTACAGATCATTTGTCATTTCAGTCAGCATCCTTAACCAATAGTAGCAAAGCTTCTCCAAAAGCCCAGTGTGGCTTTGCAGCTACTCCTGAAAAGAATGTGAATTTGAGCATACAGAGCTCGATGCTAGAAATAGACTCATCTTTGAGTTTGAGTGTAAATTCTCATACccagaaaaggagaaagtcCGTGTATTCACCACTGGCTAACTTTGTTTATGGACAGTGTGATGCATCTGATTCCAGAAGTCCTGATTCTACTAGTTCCGTAAGATCAATGGCAACTATAGACACAAATCGCCAAATTGAATTCAGTGTTGAGACTAATTGTTCAGGACACAAATCCAATGTTCCTCATGTGCTCACAACTAGTAATTTGGTTGCTTCATCCATGTCCGTTGGTTGTGTAATGGACAAAAGACTACAAATTTCTTGCTTACTCTGCAAAACTCCATTGGGCCTTCCTGAGAATCATCTATATCTATCATGCTCAATAACTTTGTCATCGAAATTTCACTTAGAATCTCTTCATAAAGAAGTATTGAAGTCTCACACTGGGAACACATCCATAGGCATGCCTGTTATCATAACTGACATTTCATCAGTTGATCAGCGACTCTGCAACAGAACTTCTGAAGGTGCTCCTCGGCAGGGTATATGGTGTGAAGAGGATGGTTGTGTTTTCAGTACCATCTTCTGCCCCTTCTGCATTAGCCACAGTAATTGCCTTGGAGTACAGGTCATGGCGGCTAACGCATCAAATGTTCATTTACTAAACAAG ATGCTGTTTTACTTAGATCAGTTGCATATTCAAAATCTTGAAGCATCTAGTGACAAGGCTTCAGAAGAGAAA GATATCTTGCCTGTTGTTGATCCAAGCTTGGATAAAGCTTCTATTCTAAATTCCTTTGATAAATTCTCATACTCCCCAATCGAGCAGAACACAGGAGGCTGGAGGACTACAAAATCAAAG CTTAAACTACCCAAAAGACGCTTACTTCCTGAAGCAGAGGGTTAA
- the LOC18777240 gene encoding putative pentatricopeptide repeat-containing protein At5g43820, which yields MAFHGALHSLRSLSRAPRYPLSYLVHSPISSSLFSTLYAQSNSLHDEHRIKSQSTLDESFVLDRLSNLLPISRSNSSTATLFEPSNSDKQIEIRTVDGFLLPDEKLRGVFLQKLRGTAAIEHALDNGGVDLSVDVVAQVVNRGGLGAEAMLVFFNWAIRKPTIAKYIETYHIILKALGRRKFFTHMMQILHHMRAQGISPNLETISIVMDSFVRAQHVSKAIQMFRNLEEIGLECDTESLNLLLQCLCQRSHVGAANSFLNSVKGKIQFNGNTYNIIIGGWSRHGRVSEIERILEAMVADGFSADSSTFSFILEGLGRAGRIDDAVEIFDSMKGKGCMPDTRVYNAMISNFISVRNFDECVRYYKGMSSNSCDPNIDTYTKLIAAFLKARKVAGALEMFDEMLGRGLVPTTGTITSFIEPLCSYGPPYAAMMIYKKARKVGCRISLSAYKLLLMRLSRFGKCGMLLNIWEDMQECGYASDKEVYDYVINGLCNIGHLENAVLVMEESLQKGFCPSRLVYSKLNNKLLASNKVERAYKLFLKIKHARRYDNAQRFWRSKGWHF from the coding sequence ATGGCGTTTCATGGTGCTTTGCATTCGCTGCGATCTCTCAGCAGGGCGCCCAGGTACCCGTTGTCTTACCTTGTTCATTCACCAATTTCATCCTCTCTCTTTTCAACCCTTTACGCTCAATCAAACTCATTGCACGATGAACATCGGATCAAGAGCCAATCTACTCTTGACGAAAGTTTTGTACTTGATCGACTCTCTAATCTGCTGCCAATTTCCCGTAGTAATAGTTCAACTGCAACCCTATTTGAACCCAGTAATTCGGATAAGCAGATAGAAATTAGGACCGTTGATGGATTTTTATTGCCCGACGAGAAATTACGTGGGGTTTTTCTTCAGAAATTGAGGGGTACGGCTGCAATTGAGCATGCTTTAGACAATGGTGGTGTGGATTTGAGTGTTGATGTTGTTGCACAAGTAGTGAATAGAGGGGGTTTAGGTGCAGAAGCAATGcttgtattttttaattgggCGATTAGGAAGCCCACCATAGCTAAATATATCGAAACTTACCATATAATCCTCAAAGCATTAGGCAGAAGAAAGTTCTTTACACATATGATGCAAATTTTGCATCACATGAGGGCCCAGGGTATAAGTCCCAATTTAGAGACCATATCGATTGTAATGGATAGTTTCGTGAGGGCTCAACATGTGTCTAAGGCAATCCAAATGTTCCGAAACTTGGAAGAAATTGGTTTGGAGTGTGATACTGAGTCTTTGAATTTGCTTTTGCAATGTCTTTGTCAGAGATCCCATGTTGGTGCTGCAAATTCGTTTCTGAATTCAGTCAAGGGGAAGATACAATTCAATGGTaatacatataatattattattggaGGGTGGTCAAGACATGGCAGAGTTAGTGAAATCGAGAGGATTTTGGAAGCAATGGTAGCAGATGGATTTAGTGCTGATAGTTCAACTTTCAGTTTCATTCTTGAGGGTTTAGGGAGAGCTGGTCGTATTGATGATGCTGTTGAGATTTTTGATAGCATGAAGGGGAAAGGTTGCATGCCAGACACCAGAGTTTATAATGCTATGATTTCTAACTTTATCTCTGTTAGAAATTTTGACGAATGTGTGAGATACTATAAGGGTATGTCGAGTAATAGCTGTGATCCAAATATTGATACTTATACCAAATTGATTGCTGCTTTCCTTAAAGCCCGAAAAGTAGCTGGTGCACTCGAAATGTTTGATGAGATGTTAGGTCGAGGACTTGTTCCCACTACAGGGACAATAACCTCCTTTATTGAACCCTTGTGTAGCTATGGTCCACCCTATGCTGCTATGATGATCTACAAGAAAGCAAGAAAGGTTGGATGCAGAATATCACTGAGTGCTTATAAGCTATTGCTTATGCGACTTTCTAGGTTTGGTAAATGTGGAATGTTGCTAAACATTTGGGAAGATATGCAGGAATGTGGATATGCTTCAGATAAGGAAGTTTATGATTATGTAATTAACGGACTTTGCAACATAGGGCACCTTGAAAATGCTGTACTTGTCATGGAAGAGTCTTTGCAGAAAGGCTTTTGCCCAAGTAGGCTTgtttatagcaaactaaacAACAAACTACTTGCTTCAAATAAAGTAGAGAGGGCTTATAAGCTATTTTTAAAGATTAAACATGCTCGTCGCTATGACAATGCACAGAGATTTTGGCGTTCTAAGGGATGGCATTTCTGA
- the LOC18777489 gene encoding WUSCHEL-related homeobox 8 isoform X2, whose product MMEWQQQQQQQIQNQQQIIHHLQNPEDGIGNGNGGLYVKVMTDEQMELLRRQIAVYATICEQLVEMHKAVTAQQDLTGMRLGNFYCDPFMASGGHKITARQRWTPTPVQLQMLERIFEEGTGTPCKQKIKEITMELTQHGQISETNVYNWFQNRRARSKRKQSVPAQNNGESEAEPEVESPRDEKTKPEDIMSLDNSAPRAENMYLQSPELGFGNFDW is encoded by the exons ATGATGGAgtggcagcagcagcagcagcagcagattCAGAATCAACAGCAAATAATCCACCATTTGCAAAACCCAGAAGATGGGATTGGAAATGGGAATGGAGGGTTGTACGTGAAGGTGATGACGGACGAGCAAATGGAGCTGCTGAGGCGACAGATCGCTGTCTACGCCACCATTTGTGAGCAGCTTGTTGAGATGCACAAGGCCGTCACTGCTCAACAGGATCTTactg GAATGAGACTAGGGAATTTTTATTGTGATCCATTCATGGCATCTGGTGGCCACAAGATAACTGCAAGGCAGCGCTGGACCCCAACACCTGTGCAACTTCAAATGCTTGAGCGGATTTTCGAGGAAGGCACTGGAACTCCATGCAAGCAGAAGATCAAAGAGATAACCATGGAACTCACACAACATGGCCAGATATCTGAAACAAATGTCTACAACTGGTTCCAGAACAGAAGAGCTCGTTCAAAAAGAAAGCAATCTGTGCCAGCACAAAACAATGGAGAATCAGAAGCAGAGCCAGAAGTTGAATCTCCCAGGGATGAAAAGACAAAACCAGAGGACATCATGTCCCTTGACAACTCTGCACCGAGGGCGGAAAATATGTACCTTCAAAGTCCCGAGTTAG gatttggaaattttgattGGTAA
- the LOC18777489 gene encoding WUSCHEL-related homeobox 13 isoform X1 codes for MMEWQQQQQQQIQNQQQIIHHLQNPEDGIGNGNGGLYVKVMTDEQMELLRRQIAVYATICEQLVEMHKAVTAQQDLTGMRLGNFYCDPFMASGGHKITARQRWTPTPVQLQMLERIFEEGTGTPCKQKIKEITMELTQHGQISETNVYNWFQNRRARSKRKQSVPAQNNGESEAEPEVESPRDEKTKPEDIMSLDNSAPRAENMYLQSPELGTEFLFLDTLSDRKDKIF; via the exons ATGATGGAgtggcagcagcagcagcagcagcagattCAGAATCAACAGCAAATAATCCACCATTTGCAAAACCCAGAAGATGGGATTGGAAATGGGAATGGAGGGTTGTACGTGAAGGTGATGACGGACGAGCAAATGGAGCTGCTGAGGCGACAGATCGCTGTCTACGCCACCATTTGTGAGCAGCTTGTTGAGATGCACAAGGCCGTCACTGCTCAACAGGATCTTactg GAATGAGACTAGGGAATTTTTATTGTGATCCATTCATGGCATCTGGTGGCCACAAGATAACTGCAAGGCAGCGCTGGACCCCAACACCTGTGCAACTTCAAATGCTTGAGCGGATTTTCGAGGAAGGCACTGGAACTCCATGCAAGCAGAAGATCAAAGAGATAACCATGGAACTCACACAACATGGCCAGATATCTGAAACAAATGTCTACAACTGGTTCCAGAACAGAAGAGCTCGTTCAAAAAGAAAGCAATCTGTGCCAGCACAAAACAATGGAGAATCAGAAGCAGAGCCAGAAGTTGAATCTCCCAGGGATGAAAAGACAAAACCAGAGGACATCATGTCCCTTGACAACTCTGCACCGAGGGCGGAAAATATGTACCTTCAAAGTCCCGAGTTAGGTActgaatttcttttcttggatACACTGTCTGATAGAAAGGATAAGATCTTCTAG
- the LOC18776833 gene encoding Fanconi anemia group J protein homolog isoform X2, which produces MVSATPAKNPNRTPKGSKNGYQIGGLQVEFPYHPYGAQLAFMSRVISTLDRAHRDGHCHALLESPTGTGKSLSLLCSTLAWQQNYKSKHKYANLSHSKPDPKAMTDPTAHGGGFVPEEEPASVQLSEKPKPSQFVANNKDQKKQTTPTIYYASRTHSQISQVIREYRKTSYRVPMAVLASRRHYCTNAQVHGKENIDEECKHLLKNREVGCLEFKNVQKVKGHASLKKGGCHEAHDIEDLVKVGKVVKGCPYYAARSLSDDAELVFCPYNYIINPVIRGAMEVDIKGSIVVLDEAHNIEDVARDAGSVDIEEDILHKLQMELEQLCPVDVLVYQPLYEMIQGLISWIERKKNKLEKREFQHFVSCWTGDKALRELQEANVSQQYFPILLECATKAFKAATDTESDTPHLSGMAVVTLEGLVSSLTYFFSRKGCHMVDYQLALQRYVKREAGSSGDWTHTLSLWCLNPAVVFKDIADLSLSVILTSGTLSPMNSFSSELGLQFGTTLEAPHVWPAVISTGPGTLSLNASYKTADEYAFQDALGKSLEEIFKIVPGGCLVFFPSYKLMGKLCKRWRGTGQWSQLNEKKNLFVEPRGGDQEEFDSVLRGYYDSVRQGNKPDFRRKKSANKTSIKNHFAGVQCAGKNNTDGAAFLAVCRGKVSEGIDFTDDNARAVIIVGIPFPNINDIQVALKKKYNDTHKSSKSLLSGNEWYCHQAFRAVNQAAGRCIRHRFDYGAVILLDERYREERNTAYVSKWLKKSIRRYENFDKSMEELKSFFSDVKERVSNNMVNVSQNFENKDENIHSMGQSEGFTKMKEKKLKKFDTCEQPENSEMKHDALLKSQDALEVQKFVRINEDADLSKEIIDLECHLQKDSRYPKPSLFTAFSDADPDISIVQETPNMDGIISTYSPGYLNKDENSGSTSSTIEASSDFTDHLSFQSASLTNSSKASPKAQCGFAATPEKNVNLSIQSSMLEIDSSLSLSVNSHTQKRRKSVYSPLANFVYGQCDASDSRSPDSTSSVRSMATIDTNRQIEFSVETNCSGHKSNVPHVLTTSNLVASSMSVGCVMDKRLQISCLLCKTPLGLPENHLYLSCSITLSSKFHLESLHKEVLKSHTGNTSIGMPVIITDISSVDQRLCNRTSEGAPRQGIWCEEDGCVFSTIFCPFCISHSNCLGVQVMAANASNVHLLNKMLFYLDQLHIQNLEASSDKASEEKDILPVVDPSLDKASILNSFDKFSYSPIEQNTGGWRTTKSKLKLPKRRLLPEAEG; this is translated from the exons ATGGTGTCTGCGACTCCGGCAAAAAACCCTAACCGTACCCCTAAAGGCTCCAAAAATGGGTACCAAATCGGAGGTCTCCAGGTGGAGTTCCCGTACCATCCGTACGGGGCCCAGCTGGCATTCATGAGCAGGGTCATCTCCACTCTAGATCGAGCTCACAGAGACGGCCATTGCCACGCATTGCTCGAGTCTCCGACAGGGACAGGCAAATCGCTTTCTCTTCTGTGCTCTACTCTCGCTTGGCAACAGAACTATAAGTCTAAGCATAAGTACGCAAATCTCTCGCATTCCAAACCCGACCCGAAGGCCATGACCGATCCGACGGCTCACGGCGGTGGCTTTGTTCCCGAAGAGGAACCTGCAA gtgTTCAACTATCAGAAAAGCCCAAGCCATCCCAATTTGTGGCAAATAATAAGGATCAAAAGAAGCAGACAACGCCTACCATATACTATGCATC GAGGACGCATTCACAAATTTCTCAAGTCATACGTGAATATCGGAAAACTTCCTACCGGGTGCCTATGGCAGTGTTG GCTTCAAGGAGGCATTACTGCACAAATGCACAAGTGCATGGGAAAGAGAATATTGACGAAGAATG TAAGCATCTTTTGAAGAATCGAGAGGTCGGATGCCTGGAATTTAA AAATGTACAAAAAGTCAAAGGCCATGCATCCCTTAAGAAAGGAGGCTGCCATGAGGCCCACGATATTGAAGATCTTGTAAAAGTTGGAAAAGTTGTGAAAG GCTGTCCATATTATGCAGCTCGTTCTTTGTCAGACGATGCAGAATTGGTTTTTTGCCCATATAACTACATCATTAATCCAGTCATTCGGGGAGCAATGGAAGTAGATATTAAGGGATCCATTGTTGTTCTCGACGAAGCCCA CAATATAGAGGATGTTGCTCGTGATGCTGGGAGTGTCGATATTGAAGAAGACATTTTGCACA AATTGCAGATGGAACTGGAGCAGCTTTGCCCAGTGGATGTTTTGGTATACCAACCTTTATACGAAATGATACAG GGCCTCATAAGTTGGATTGAgcgaaagaaaaataagttggAAAAACGTGAATTTCAGCACTTTGTCTCTTG TTGGACTGGTGATAAGGCTTTGAGAGAGCTCCAAGAAGCTAATGTATCACAGCAGTACTTCCCAATCTTACTTGAATGTGCCACAAAG GCATTCAAAGCTGCAACAGATACAGAGTCAGATACACCACATTTAAGTGGCATGGCTGTTGTGACATTGGAAG GATTGGTCTCTTCACTCACTTactttttttcaagaaaaggGTGTCATATGGTTGATTATCAGCTTGCTTTACAACGATATGTTAAAAGAGAGGCTG GATCTTCTGGGGACTGGACACATACCTTAAGTTTGTGGTGCTTGAACCCTGCTGTTGTGTTTAAAGATATTGCTGATCTTTCGTTGTCCGTCATTTTAACATCAGG GACTCTGTCACCAATGAATTCCTTCTCATCTGAGCTTGGACTTCAGTTTGGAACAACGCTGGAAGCTCCACAT GTTTGGCCTGCTGTTATTTCTACTGGCCCGGGTACCTTATCATTGAATGCAAGTTATAAGACAGCAGATGAATATGCCTTCCAG GATGCACTTGGAAAATCCTTGGAGGAAATTTTTAAGATTGTTCCAGGCGGCTGTCTTGTGTTCTTCCCAAGTTATAAGCTGATGGGAAAACTATGCAAGCGTTGGCGTGGAACAGGACAATGGTCTCagttaaatgaaaaaaagaacctTTTTGTTG AGCCAAGAGGAGGAGACCAGGAGGAATTCGATTCTGTTTTGAGGGGTTATTACGATTCAGTTCGTCAGGGTAATAAACCAGATTTTCGGAGAAAGAAAAGTGCCAACAAGACATCAATCAAAAATCACTTTGCTGGAGTCCAGTGTGCAGGCAAAAATAACACTGATGGAGCTGCTTTTCTTGCTGTGTGCCGAGGAAAG GTTTCAGAAGGAATTGACTTCACAGATGACAATGCTCGAGCGGTG ATAATTGTCGGCATTCCATTTCCCAACAT AAATGATATTCAAGTTGCCttaaagaagaaatataaTGATACACATAAATCATCCAAAAGCCTTCTGAGTGGGAATGAGTGGTACTGCCACCAAGCCTTCCGGGCTGTAAATCAAGCTGCAG GACGTTGTATTCGCCATAGGTTTGACTACGGAGCTGTCATCTTATTAG ATGAACGCTATCGGGAAGAAAGAAATACAGCATATGTGTCAAAGTGGCTAAAGAAATCCATCAGACGGTATGAGAACTTTGACAAGTCAATGGAGGAATTAAAATCCTTTTTCAGTGATGTCAAG GAAAGGGTAAGCAATAACATGGTTAACGTATCACAGAATTTTGAGaataaagatgaaaatattCATTCTATGGGTCAAAGTGAAGGatttacaaaaatgaaagaaaagaaattgaagaaatttgataccTGCGAACAGCCAGAGAATTCTGAGATGAAGCATGATGCCCTGCTGAAATCTCAAGATGCTTTGGAAGTTCAGAAATTTGTGCGCATAAATGAGGATGCGGACCTTAGCAAGGAAATTATTGATCTAGAATGTCATCTTCAGAAAGATTCAAG GTACCCAAAGCCATCTTTGTTTACGGCATTCTCTGATGCAGATCCTGACATTTCCATTGTCCAGGAAACCCCTAATATGGATGGTATCATTTCCACATACAGTCCAGGGTACTTGAATAAAGATGAGAATTCTGGTTCAACTTCAAGCACAATTGAGGCCTCTTCTGACTTTACAGATCATTTGTCATTTCAGTCAGCATCCTTAACCAATAGTAGCAAAGCTTCTCCAAAAGCCCAGTGTGGCTTTGCAGCTACTCCTGAAAAGAATGTGAATTTGAGCATACAGAGCTCGATGCTAGAAATAGACTCATCTTTGAGTTTGAGTGTAAATTCTCATACccagaaaaggagaaagtcCGTGTATTCACCACTGGCTAACTTTGTTTATGGACAGTGTGATGCATCTGATTCCAGAAGTCCTGATTCTACTAGTTCCGTAAGATCAATGGCAACTATAGACACAAATCGCCAAATTGAATTCAGTGTTGAGACTAATTGTTCAGGACACAAATCCAATGTTCCTCATGTGCTCACAACTAGTAATTTGGTTGCTTCATCCATGTCCGTTGGTTGTGTAATGGACAAAAGACTACAAATTTCTTGCTTACTCTGCAAAACTCCATTGGGCCTTCCTGAGAATCATCTATATCTATCATGCTCAATAACTTTGTCATCGAAATTTCACTTAGAATCTCTTCATAAAGAAGTATTGAAGTCTCACACTGGGAACACATCCATAGGCATGCCTGTTATCATAACTGACATTTCATCAGTTGATCAGCGACTCTGCAACAGAACTTCTGAAGGTGCTCCTCGGCAGGGTATATGGTGTGAAGAGGATGGTTGTGTTTTCAGTACCATCTTCTGCCCCTTCTGCATTAGCCACAGTAATTGCCTTGGAGTACAGGTCATGGCGGCTAACGCATCAAATGTTCATTTACTAAACAAG ATGCTGTTTTACTTAGATCAGTTGCATATTCAAAATCTTGAAGCATCTAGTGACAAGGCTTCAGAAGAGAAA GATATCTTGCCTGTTGTTGATCCAAGCTTGGATAAAGCTTCTATTCTAAATTCCTTTGATAAATTCTCATACTCCCCAATCGAGCAGAACACAGGAGGCTGGAGGACTACAAAATCAAAG CTTAAACTACCCAAAAGACGCTTACTTCCTGAAGCAGAGGGTTAA